The DNA segment CTTCGGTTTTCATTTTGGCCATCGCCCGGAAACAGATCGATACGAGAAGGCCCTGTCGCAAATCGTCGGTGGCGGTTTGCAGCGCGGGCAGATCGGCATGCGGGAAGTCGCCGGGATTCGCTTGGTATCCGGCGATCATCGCATTCGCGAGCGCAAGAATGTCCATTTCCTGTTTCGGAAACACGGCCATGTCATCGGGGCTTTCCAACGCAGAGGCGCAGAGGCCGCAGAGATTCGCGGAGAGATTTCATTCTGTATTGCCCAAAAGTCATTTCATATTCTCCGCGTTTCTCCGCGTTCTCTGCAACTCTGCGTTGAGTTCTTCAAAGGACGACTTCCGCCGTGTTGCTTGGTACGCTGTTGCCGCCGTTGTTCACGGCGATGATTCGGTATTCCAACTGGACGTTGCGCGGTTGGTCGGTCAACGTCAACTCGCTGTCAAGCGCGACGCCGACTTGATGCCATTCGTTGAACGCACCGCCAGAAACCTGCTCGCGGCGTTCGATCAGATACGTTCGCACGCGGCCGCCCGGTCCCGGCGCGGGCGCTTTCCAATCGAGGAAGAGCGTGCCCGGTCCCTGGATGACAGGATCGAGATTGCGCGGTTGCCCGGGCGGGTTGCTGGGTTGCGCGGGCGCTTTTGGTCCCCAACCGATGAGTTCGAGTTTTTCCGCGTCATCGGCGGTATCCACCTCGGACTGGCGAAGCTGGACCTTCATGATACCTTCGAGCGCGTCCAGCGCAATATCCTTGGCTTCCGTTGCCAACTGCGCCTTGGCTTCGGCGTCCAGTTGCTCGTTCTTTTTCGTCTGGTACGCTGTGCGCAACGACTGCAACGTTGGCATGTCGGCGTGTGGGAATACCGCCGGGTT comes from the Candidatus Hydrogenedentota bacterium genome and includes:
- a CDS encoding fibronectin type III domain-containing protein, which encodes MPNFPKREADAVALADAMIAGYQQNPAVFPHADMPTLQSLRTAYQTKKNEQLDAEAKAQLATEAKDIALDALEGIMKVQLRQSEVDTADDAEKLELIGWGPKAPAQPSNPPGQPRNLDPVIQGPGTLFLDWKAPAPGPGGRVRTYLIERREQVSGGAFNEWHQVGVALDSELTLTDQPRNVQLEYRIIAVNNGGNSVPSNTAEVVL